A portion of the Cellulophaga algicola DSM 14237 genome contains these proteins:
- a CDS encoding sulfatase has protein sequence MFKRCKIAFLFLVFISYQFHAQNQPTKKKPNILFIAIDDLRPELGTYGSEIAVSPNIDKLASQGLQFNKAYCQQAICGPSRASVMTGLRPETSGVFHNYIRFREKNPEVVTIPQHFISNGYETVYYGKIFHHGDEDELSWSTPQLKKELSGNVKGFALAENQKIQEDTRKEMFDKYGDVAKYGLAMGPAYESADVPDNTYIDGYNTDLAIETMKQMLKESDKPFFLGLGFNKPHLNWVAPKKYWDLYDESQIPLTTLIDAPENGAAVGLQPSFELRVRSGIPKNGPIDEKLARKLKHAYLACISYVDAQLGRMITALDEAGIRDNTIIIVWSDHGWHLGEMGIWGKATNYEIATRVPLIISAPNLPARNKGIKTNALVELVDIYPSLCELAGIEIPSNLDGKSFAPLLKNPNKKWKKKALSQFPSPALREWGAYPLRPAMRETYFGPLLEEVEIKIKNQMGKQWNRDLFENNLMGYAIRTKRYRLITWRDRTKLSGQTIFTELYDHKNDPFEKNNIAEEHPKIVKKILKK, from the coding sequence ATGTTTAAACGATGTAAAATAGCGTTCTTATTTCTAGTTTTTATTTCTTATCAGTTCCATGCTCAAAATCAACCGACAAAGAAAAAACCAAATATCCTATTTATAGCAATAGATGACCTTCGTCCGGAATTAGGAACTTATGGCTCAGAAATTGCCGTAAGTCCGAATATAGATAAATTGGCTAGTCAAGGTTTACAGTTTAATAAGGCCTATTGCCAGCAAGCCATTTGCGGACCTTCAAGAGCTAGTGTAATGACAGGATTACGTCCAGAAACGAGTGGTGTTTTTCATAATTACATTCGCTTCAGAGAAAAGAATCCAGAAGTAGTTACCATTCCACAGCACTTTATTTCTAATGGTTATGAGACCGTTTATTACGGTAAAATATTTCATCATGGTGATGAAGATGAATTATCATGGAGTACACCACAACTTAAAAAAGAACTAAGTGGTAACGTAAAAGGGTTTGCCCTCGCTGAGAATCAAAAAATTCAAGAAGATACTCGAAAAGAAATGTTCGATAAATATGGGGATGTAGCTAAATATGGTTTAGCGATGGGACCGGCATATGAGTCTGCAGATGTTCCTGACAACACCTATATTGACGGGTACAATACAGATTTAGCCATAGAGACCATGAAACAAATGCTAAAGGAAAGTGACAAGCCTTTTTTCCTTGGTCTCGGTTTTAACAAACCTCATTTAAACTGGGTAGCTCCAAAAAAATATTGGGATTTATATGATGAAAGCCAAATACCACTCACTACGCTAATAGATGCACCAGAAAATGGTGCCGCAGTAGGGCTTCAACCTTCTTTTGAATTACGCGTACGTTCTGGAATACCAAAAAATGGACCTATAGATGAAAAACTCGCTAGGAAACTAAAACACGCCTATTTAGCTTGTATCAGCTATGTTGATGCACAATTGGGTAGAATGATTACGGCATTAGATGAGGCTGGTATTCGAGATAACACCATTATAATAGTATGGAGTGATCATGGTTGGCATCTTGGTGAAATGGGTATTTGGGGAAAAGCGACAAATTACGAGATTGCCACTAGAGTTCCTCTGATTATATCGGCTCCAAATTTACCTGCAAGAAATAAAGGAATAAAAACCAATGCACTTGTAGAGCTTGTAGATATTTATCCTAGTTTATGTGAATTGGCAGGCATTGAAATTCCATCCAATTTAGATGGTAAAAGTTTTGCTCCCCTTCTCAAGAATCCCAATAAAAAATGGAAGAAAAAAGCATTAAGCCAATTCCCGAGCCCAGCGCTTAGAGAATGGGGTGCTTACCCACTTAGACCCGCAATGAGAGAAACCTATTTTGGTCCCTTATTAGAAGAAGTTGAAATTAAGATCAAAAATCAAATGGGCAAGCAATGGAATCGAGATTTGTTTGAAAATAATCTTATGGGATATGCTATTAGAACAAAACGATACCGTTTAATAACTTGGAGAGACAGGACCAAACTTTCAGGACAAACCATTTTTACAGAATTATATGATCATAAAAATGATCCATTTGAAAAAAACAATATCGCCGAAGAACATCCGAAAATTGTAAAAAAAATTCTAAAAAAATAG
- a CDS encoding sulfatase family protein, whose protein sequence is MKKIIKISCALVSAVVLFSSCINAQSQTEQPNILLILCDDLGYNDVGFNGSTDITTPNLDQLAQDGTIFTSAYVAHPFCGPSRAALLTGRYPHTLGSQFNLPANGASTGKGISVEEKFMGVPMQKAGYYTGAIGKWHLGETAEYHPNKRGFNDFYGFLGGGHKYFPEEYKLQYKHQKEMGTKNINDYVLPLEHNGAIVEENDYLTDVLSREGIRFTKEAHDKKKPFFLYLAYNAPHVPLEAKEKDLEKFKDIEDIDRRTYAAMVYAVDRGVGEIVASLKKTGQFDNTLIIFLSDNGGHTGHGANNYPLTGRKGDTWEGGFRVPMFFHWPKKIKKGQKFDYPVSALDLYPTIAHIGQAKIGSDKILDGKNIWEAIISLTNPHDKETLFAMRHREGYTDVAARQNEWKAVKVLREPWKLFHITEDISEKNDLSTAHPDILQKLVSDTEKWSKTHTEPLWFDPLYLEQMWKDSTMATFNDTFKLEQK, encoded by the coding sequence ATGAAAAAAATAATAAAAATTAGTTGTGCCTTAGTAAGCGCTGTTGTACTTTTTAGCAGTTGCATTAATGCTCAAAGTCAGACAGAACAACCAAATATTCTACTTATCCTATGTGATGATTTAGGGTATAATGATGTTGGCTTTAATGGATCAACAGATATAACCACTCCAAACCTTGATCAATTAGCTCAGGATGGAACTATTTTTACTTCGGCTTATGTTGCTCATCCTTTTTGCGGACCAAGTAGAGCTGCGTTGTTAACAGGTAGATACCCACATACTTTGGGGTCTCAATTTAATTTACCCGCGAATGGTGCTTCTACAGGTAAAGGAATTTCTGTCGAAGAAAAATTTATGGGAGTACCTATGCAAAAAGCAGGGTACTATACGGGTGCTATTGGTAAATGGCATTTAGGAGAAACGGCTGAATACCATCCTAATAAAAGAGGGTTTAATGACTTTTATGGTTTTCTTGGAGGCGGACATAAGTACTTTCCTGAAGAATACAAACTGCAATACAAGCACCAAAAAGAAATGGGCACTAAAAACATCAATGATTATGTTCTTCCCCTGGAACATAACGGAGCTATTGTTGAAGAAAATGATTACCTAACAGATGTACTTTCCAGAGAGGGAATTCGGTTTACAAAGGAAGCACATGATAAAAAGAAACCTTTCTTTTTATATTTAGCCTATAACGCGCCACACGTACCTTTAGAAGCAAAAGAAAAAGATCTTGAAAAATTTAAAGACATTGAAGATATAGACAGACGCACCTATGCGGCTATGGTTTATGCTGTAGACCGTGGTGTGGGAGAAATTGTAGCAAGTCTAAAAAAAACAGGTCAGTTTGACAACACACTTATTATATTTTTAAGTGATAACGGCGGGCATACAGGACATGGTGCCAATAATTATCCCTTAACCGGGAGAAAAGGAGACACCTGGGAAGGTGGTTTCCGCGTTCCAATGTTCTTCCATTGGCCTAAAAAAATTAAAAAAGGACAAAAATTTGATTATCCAGTTTCTGCCTTAGATCTTTACCCCACTATTGCACATATAGGTCAAGCTAAAATAGGAAGTGATAAGATTCTTGATGGTAAAAACATATGGGAAGCTATTATTTCACTAACAAATCCGCATGATAAAGAAACGCTTTTTGCGATGCGTCATCGTGAAGGGTATACTGATGTTGCTGCAAGACAAAATGAATGGAAAGCTGTGAAAGTTCTTAGAGAACCTTGGAAACTGTTCCACATTACAGAAGACATCAGTGAAAAAAATGATCTCAGTACAGCGCATCCAGATATTTTACAAAAATTAGTTTCAGATACAGAAAAATGGAGTAAAACACACACGGAACCCTTGTGGTTTGACCCACTGTATTTAGAGCAGATGTGGAAAGATAGTACTATGGCAACATTCAATGATACTTTTAAACTTGAGCAAAAGTAA
- a CDS encoding FG-GAP repeat domain-containing protein, with protein MTSSKTVLLSFFLFVNVLTFFCTKEINAQEYDHKVVFSEVFKDFPKEEKNLRKWGAPVVADLDCDGFLDILLNDHGFSVKVLWNNKGTFEKPYDLIMGDMHGIAVGDFDFDGNLEVIIARGGGSGSNARNSKIFRVDASRTFTAVPDFDVPLKLMRGRTVKFIDADNDGDLDLLNFAFPDAKKNGVSENYSYQNNENHQLVEAATLPAIKADGQKTLVTDFNNDAIKDIILYGNGNIIVYQGNGDLTFTDVTSKVLSNDMDEVTDIAEIDFDNDGDFDLYLTRGKDFEVGETFYDTTTKVWGFYTKRGEFKFDPLEVGDVLNIENLQSQWPQKTLYIGESGYEYKFPGETHSGRDIRLVNSDALGFPDTYENKGTYIGYIGNREWMLAGSIWSPSTGIIHGVEHYKQYEHPKGPNDILLENKNGKFYDVTKNKNLYFEEHNNGITIADLDNNGYQDIVIIPRGDLIHGIKAIIYLNQGEKGFKKLEHHTVLAPELGAIGMSVEAFDYNNDGMVDLLMGNDRGKWHLFQNNFDTNTENQFLVLDIKNAPSGKATALGASVSIKNCKSQQNKIIGATSDAYSQSFNNLVHFGLGKCKSPVAIKVTYTNGEIIEEKVPNLNTTLSLGLKK; from the coding sequence ATGACATCTTCAAAAACAGTATTATTATCCTTTTTCTTATTCGTTAACGTATTAACCTTTTTCTGTACTAAGGAAATTAATGCGCAAGAGTATGATCACAAAGTGGTTTTTTCAGAAGTTTTTAAAGACTTCCCTAAAGAAGAAAAAAATCTTAGAAAATGGGGAGCCCCAGTTGTTGCAGATTTAGATTGTGACGGCTTTTTGGACATCCTTTTAAATGATCATGGTTTTAGTGTTAAAGTACTATGGAATAATAAAGGCACATTTGAAAAACCATACGATCTTATCATGGGAGATATGCATGGCATTGCTGTAGGGGATTTTGATTTTGATGGTAATTTAGAAGTTATTATTGCTAGAGGCGGAGGTTCTGGTAGCAATGCTCGAAATTCTAAAATTTTCAGGGTTGATGCTTCTCGAACATTTACTGCAGTACCTGATTTTGATGTTCCTTTAAAACTAATGCGTGGTAGAACGGTTAAGTTTATAGATGCTGATAATGATGGTGATTTAGACCTACTTAATTTTGCTTTTCCAGACGCAAAAAAAAATGGAGTAAGTGAAAATTATAGTTACCAAAACAATGAAAATCATCAATTGGTGGAAGCCGCTACCCTACCTGCCATAAAAGCTGATGGACAGAAGACTTTAGTTACTGATTTTAATAACGATGCCATAAAAGACATTATACTATATGGAAATGGAAATATAATAGTATACCAAGGTAATGGAGATCTGACCTTTACAGATGTTACTTCAAAAGTACTTAGCAATGATATGGATGAAGTTACCGATATAGCAGAAATAGATTTTGATAATGATGGTGATTTTGATTTATATCTAACTAGAGGAAAAGATTTTGAGGTCGGAGAAACTTTTTATGATACAACCACTAAAGTTTGGGGATTTTATACTAAAAGAGGTGAATTTAAATTTGATCCATTAGAAGTTGGTGATGTTTTAAACATCGAGAACTTACAATCACAATGGCCACAAAAAACGTTATATATAGGAGAATCTGGCTACGAATATAAATTCCCCGGCGAAACACATTCTGGCAGGGATATACGACTAGTAAATAGTGACGCCTTAGGATTTCCTGACACCTACGAAAATAAAGGCACTTATATTGGCTATATTGGTAACCGAGAATGGATGCTAGCGGGTTCTATTTGGTCTCCTTCTACCGGAATTATACACGGTGTGGAGCACTACAAACAATATGAACATCCAAAAGGACCAAATGACATTTTACTAGAAAATAAGAACGGAAAATTCTACGATGTCACCAAAAATAAAAACCTATATTTTGAAGAACATAACAATGGCATTACCATAGCTGATCTAGATAATAATGGGTATCAAGATATTGTAATTATTCCCAGAGGGGATTTAATTCACGGAATAAAAGCTATTATTTACCTCAACCAAGGAGAAAAAGGTTTTAAAAAACTAGAACATCATACAGTTTTAGCTCCTGAACTTGGTGCTATTGGCATGAGTGTGGAAGCATTCGATTATAACAATGATGGCATGGTAGACTTACTCATGGGCAATGACCGAGGTAAATGGCACTTATTTCAAAATAATTTTGACACAAATACCGAGAACCAATTTTTGGTCTTAGATATAAAAAACGCTCCTTCAGGAAAAGCAACGGCACTAGGTGCATCGGTTTCTATTAAAAATTGCAAAAGCCAACAAAACAAAATTATTGGAGCTACAAGTGATGCCTATTCACAAAGCTTCAATAATTTGGTGCATTTTGGATTAGGAAAATGTAAAAGCCCTGTAGCAATTAAAGTTACTTATACGAATGGGGAAATTATTGAGGAGAAAGTACCTAATTTAAATACTACCCTTAGTCTTGGATTAAAAAAATAG
- a CDS encoding FAD-dependent oxidoreductase has translation MERRIFFKKGTQGAIAASILPIVGSSCVSTKENGIVLATTNDNAHNPGNPEQWQQMGTGMRANPLRKKIVDFDVVVIGGGAAGICAAVSAARNGSKTILVQDRPVLGGNASSEIRVHLNGVNHLKNGLPERETGIIEELLLLNRFQNPQESFTVWDHVLYDFVTREPNLELLLNTSAMRAEMKDGKIASAICWQLTTEMEYTINGKIFIDCSGDGLLAATSGALYRTGREASSEFNEKYAPEQADGWQMGATVLLSSKDMGKPMLFSPPSFTLKYEAEKSHKGRKLKPFVEGFWWVELGSEDDIIADYEENRHKLMGYAYGVWDYVKNSGKFPEAENYALDWVCSLPGKRESRRFMGDYILSEGDMLGNKQFDDAVAYGGWSLDEHNPGGIENLSEPPSYFHEKFAEVYQIPFRCLYSKNISNLLFAGRNISQTHIALSSSRIMATCALEGQAVGTAASICIKKGVLPRNITESYINELQEQLLRDDAFIPKRPSNNPNDIAKKASLIFASSTLSGDAKFLTDGMSRDIDGNIHHWESDKLPAEIQLEWDNSVNLSKVELKCDTNVKRNLMMRKDSLNDEHFSNQVPEELLKSLSLEARIDGNWVSISSINKNKTRLIKFNFDTIKATAIKIIVKETYGKENVKLFGISCFES, from the coding sequence ATGGAAAGAAGAATTTTTTTTAAAAAAGGAACTCAGGGCGCAATAGCAGCTAGCATTCTTCCTATAGTAGGAAGTTCATGTGTTAGTACAAAAGAAAATGGAATTGTCCTAGCTACAACAAACGATAATGCCCATAATCCTGGCAACCCAGAACAATGGCAACAAATGGGTACAGGAATGAGGGCTAACCCACTTCGTAAAAAAATAGTAGATTTTGATGTTGTTGTTATTGGCGGTGGTGCAGCAGGAATTTGTGCAGCTGTGTCGGCAGCAAGAAATGGCTCTAAAACAATTTTAGTACAAGATAGGCCCGTTTTAGGAGGTAACGCATCTAGTGAAATTCGTGTACATTTAAATGGCGTTAATCATTTAAAAAATGGATTACCCGAAAGAGAAACCGGTATTATCGAAGAACTTTTATTACTCAATAGATTTCAAAACCCGCAAGAATCCTTTACCGTATGGGATCATGTTTTGTATGACTTTGTAACTAGGGAACCTAATCTTGAGCTTTTATTAAATACCTCTGCTATGAGAGCAGAAATGAAAGACGGCAAAATTGCTTCGGCAATTTGTTGGCAACTTACTACTGAGATGGAATACACCATTAACGGTAAAATATTTATTGATTGCTCAGGAGATGGCTTATTAGCTGCGACTTCTGGAGCTTTATATCGTACTGGTAGAGAAGCTTCTTCTGAGTTTAACGAAAAGTACGCACCAGAACAAGCTGATGGTTGGCAAATGGGAGCCACAGTTCTTTTATCTTCAAAAGACATGGGCAAACCCATGCTTTTTTCACCGCCTTCTTTCACGCTCAAATACGAAGCAGAAAAATCACACAAAGGGAGAAAGCTCAAACCTTTTGTTGAAGGATTTTGGTGGGTAGAATTAGGTAGTGAAGATGATATAATTGCCGATTATGAAGAAAACCGACATAAGTTAATGGGCTACGCATATGGCGTCTGGGATTATGTTAAAAATTCGGGTAAATTCCCAGAAGCAGAAAATTACGCCTTAGATTGGGTTTGTTCCCTTCCAGGGAAACGGGAATCAAGAAGATTTATGGGGGATTACATACTTTCTGAGGGTGATATGCTAGGAAATAAACAGTTTGATGATGCTGTTGCTTACGGGGGATGGTCCTTAGATGAACATAACCCAGGAGGCATTGAAAATTTAAGTGAACCACCGAGCTATTTTCATGAAAAATTTGCGGAAGTATACCAAATTCCTTTCCGCTGCCTCTATTCTAAAAATATCTCGAATTTACTATTCGCAGGTAGAAACATAAGTCAAACTCATATAGCGCTATCTTCTTCTCGTATTATGGCAACTTGCGCACTTGAAGGGCAAGCTGTAGGTACGGCAGCTTCAATTTGTATTAAAAAGGGAGTTTTACCTCGCAATATCACCGAAAGCTACATAAACGAATTACAAGAACAACTTCTACGAGATGATGCTTTTATACCTAAACGGCCTTCAAATAATCCAAATGATATCGCTAAAAAGGCCTCTTTAATTTTTGCTTCCTCTACCCTCTCCGGAGACGCTAAATTTCTAACGGATGGGATGTCTAGAGACATCGATGGCAACATACATCATTGGGAATCTGATAAACTACCTGCTGAGATTCAATTAGAATGGGATAACTCAGTAAATTTATCCAAGGTAGAATTAAAATGCGATACCAACGTAAAGCGAAATTTAATGATGCGAAAAGATTCCTTAAATGATGAACATTTTAGCAACCAAGTACCAGAAGAATTGTTAAAATCACTTTCTTTAGAAGCACGTATTGATGGTAATTGGGTTTCTATTAGCAGTATCAATAAGAATAAAACAAGGTTAATTAAATTTAATTTTGATACCATAAAGGCTACTGCTATAAAGATAATAGTCAAAGAAACGTATGGTAAGGAAAATGTGAAATTATTTGGAATAAGTTGTTTTGAATCTTAA